One part of the Moraxella sp. FZFQ2102 genome encodes these proteins:
- a CDS encoding deoxyguanosinetriphosphate triphosphohydrolase, whose protein sequence is MPTNFDTTTAKDLWQTRLSTTRFSVIDGAILPKTTATGNNIRSNFHIDYDRVVFSRAFRKLGRKTQVHPFAQSDHTHNRLTHSVEVASVGRSIGNQVGAALYDAGLLPPDFSANSIGAVVQVACLAHDLGNPPFGHTGEQALREWFCDPKHAHYLENLTDKQRSDICTYEGNAHSLRTVLNLEMYKSQGGMRLTAASIGALIKYPWASDNPKGKGQKFNIYQSELPLFRHISETLDLPKIATDHWARHPLSYLMEAADDICYALLDLEDAVEMGMISVNDFQGVLKNIIDYDKLINIKNTEQRLGAMRGTAIGRAVEAVTRAFMTHHDALLTGKFEHKDLLAVIDPDIKDMLNKSKKLAADEIFRHNSKLATEIAAFGCLSTLLDLFIPAIYAHHHGSVLSTKHTLALDLLGFDKENRQSLYEDYMTVLDFICGLTDNTAAKLARDISGVGMI, encoded by the coding sequence ATGCCGACAAATTTCGATACAACCACTGCCAAAGACCTGTGGCAAACGCGGCTCTCGACGACGCGATTTAGCGTCATCGATGGTGCAATCCTGCCCAAAACCACCGCCACAGGCAATAACATCCGCAGCAATTTTCACATCGATTATGATCGCGTGGTGTTCAGCCGTGCGTTTCGTAAGCTTGGGCGCAAAACACAGGTGCATCCTTTTGCGCAGTCTGACCACACGCACAACCGCCTAACGCACAGCGTCGAAGTGGCAAGCGTCGGACGCAGTATCGGCAACCAAGTCGGCGCTGCTTTGTATGATGCAGGACTACTGCCACCAGATTTCAGCGCCAACAGCATCGGTGCGGTGGTGCAGGTGGCGTGCCTTGCGCATGATTTGGGCAATCCACCGTTTGGACATACAGGCGAGCAGGCATTACGCGAATGGTTCTGCGATCCTAAGCACGCACATTATTTAGAAAATTTAACAGACAAGCAGCGCAGTGACATCTGCACTTATGAAGGCAATGCCCACAGTCTGCGTACGGTATTAAACCTTGAAATGTATAAATCCCAAGGTGGTATGCGCCTGACCGCTGCCAGTATCGGCGCGCTGATCAAATATCCTTGGGCAAGTGATAATCCCAAAGGCAAAGGGCAAAAATTCAATATTTATCAAAGTGAATTGCCGCTATTTCGCCACATCAGCGAAACGCTCGATCTACCAAAAATCGCCACCGACCACTGGGCAAGACATCCGTTATCCTATCTGATGGAAGCGGCAGATGACATCTGCTACGCGCTATTAGACCTAGAAGATGCGGTCGAGATGGGGATGATCTCAGTCAATGATTTTCAAGGCGTATTAAAAAATATCATCGACTATGATAAGCTGATTAATATCAAAAACACCGAACAGCGTCTGGGTGCGATGCGTGGTACAGCCATCGGTCGTGCGGTCGAAGCAGTGACGCGTGCGTTTATGACACATCATGATGCGCTACTGACAGGGAAATTTGAACATAAAGATCTGCTTGCTGTCATCGATCCTGATATTAAAGATATGCTTAATAAGTCCAAAAAGCTTGCCGCTGATGAAATCTTCCGTCATAACAGCAAGCTTGCCACCGAGATCGCTGCCTTTGGCTGTCTATCGACGCTGCTGGATTTATTCATTCCTGCCATCTATGCACATCATCATGGCAGTGTCTTATCTACCAAGCATACGCTTGCTCTTGATTTACTGGGCTTTGATAAAGAAAATCGCCAAAGCCTGTACGAAGACTATATGACAGTTTTGGACTTTATTTGTGGCTTAACAGACAATACCGCCGCCAAGCTTGCCCGTGACATCTCAGGTGTTGGTATGATTTGA
- a CDS encoding class I SAM-dependent methyltransferase, whose amino-acid sequence MHQIDPDLLAKSKHWRDDITFRQEVLGKPFDFTSTWGIFSPEKLDDGSLMLLDYIDFQADDNSIDLGCGYGVLGMTAARECPNGQHLLIDKDFVAVEYAKLNCQKNGLNNAEVMLSNGFYHVDKNRKFSLVMSNLPAKASKEQHYLYLLDAYNAMETGARFYVVTINGLRDFMKRSFTEVFGNSDKIKQGKTYTITMAVKE is encoded by the coding sequence ATGCACCAAATCGATCCTGATCTACTTGCCAAATCCAAACACTGGCGCGATGACATCACCTTTCGCCAAGAAGTGCTTGGCAAGCCCTTTGATTTCACCAGCACTTGGGGGATTTTCAGCCCAGAAAAACTCGATGATGGCAGTCTGATGCTGCTTGATTATATTGATTTTCAAGCTGATGACAATTCGATTGATTTAGGCTGCGGCTATGGCGTACTTGGCATGACTGCTGCGCGCGAATGCCCAAACGGTCAGCATCTGCTGATTGACAAGGACTTTGTCGCGGTCGAATATGCCAAATTAAACTGCCAAAAAAATGGTCTGAATAATGCTGAAGTCATGCTGTCGAATGGCTTTTATCATGTCGATAAAAATCGCAAATTCAGCCTAGTGATGAGCAATCTGCCCGCCAAAGCCAGCAAAGAGCAGCACTATCTGTACCTATTAGATGCATACAATGCGATGGAAACGGGCGCGCGTTTTTATGTCGTCACCATCAACGGTCTTCGCGATTTTATGAAACGCTCATTCACCGAAGTGTTCGGCAACAGCGATAAAATCAAACAAGGCAAAACCTACACCATCACCATGGCGGTGAAGGAATAA
- a CDS encoding glycosyltransferase family 2 protein, with product MNNPINTPSLDVIIPCYNAADTLDRTVVSVLNQSACQRIILVNDGSTDDTAARIDALAKQYDNIIAHHLPANSGVAFARNFGALCSSAELIAFIDADDAYENGALDVVPSIFALMPNLSLLRLKLRAIDLPARYADHPDLGKAWDILQMTVGGNMIFRRALFLGCGGFPTDTLFRSLGGEDGALGIALAEMSAVGTLFDDEHRGVLHYCRDGMHAERLLDAYLFGKHDPRITPDAAAYARATTDRIKARLDSLKPILNETAIGRRPLILTYAD from the coding sequence ATGAACAATCCAATCAACACCCCAAGCCTTGATGTCATCATTCCTTGTTATAACGCTGCCGATACCCTAGATCGCACGGTGGTAAGTGTGCTGAATCAGTCTGCCTGTCAGCGCATTATTCTGGTCAATGACGGCTCGACCGATGATACCGCAGCACGCATTGATGCTCTTGCCAAGCAGTATGACAACATCATCGCCCATCATCTGCCTGCCAATAGCGGCGTGGCATTTGCGCGAAATTTCGGCGCGCTGTGCAGTAGTGCTGAGCTCATCGCCTTTATCGATGCTGATGATGCGTATGAAAACGGCGCGCTCGATGTCGTGCCAAGTATCTTTGCCTTGATGCCAAACTTAAGCCTACTGCGACTCAAACTACGCGCCATCGATTTGCCTGCGCGCTATGCCGATCATCCTGATTTAGGCAAGGCTTGGGATATTTTACAGATGACAGTGGGCGGGAATATGATTTTTCGCCGTGCGCTGTTTCTTGGCTGTGGTGGTTTTCCGACCGATACGCTGTTTCGCAGCTTAGGCGGTGAAGATGGTGCGCTTGGCATTGCCTTGGCAGAGATGAGCGCGGTCGGCACGCTGTTTGACGATGAGCATCGCGGTGTGCTGCATTATTGCCGTGATGGAATGCACGCTGAGCGACTGCTCGATGCGTATTTATTTGGTAAACACGACCCGCGCATCACGCCTGACGCTGCCGCCTATGCGCGCGCCACCACCGATCGCATCAAGGCGCGCCTAGATAGTCTCAAGCCAATCTTAAACGAAACCGCCATCGGTCGCCGTCCGCTGATTTTGACTTATGCCGATTGA
- the xerD gene encoding site-specific tyrosine recombinase XerD, which yields MAKATTARQEIAVICDDDPDYLSQFRASMLSRGLSTATRNAYSQDLRQCIRTSATPLTQWHSTDVSLHLQNLSKQGKSERSIARSLASLRQFFLWQIDTGARDDNPAEQLKSPKLSKNLPKSLSEHDVNALLNAPDTTTILGARDKAMLEVLYACGLRVSELVGLSLDMLNLNSGWIVITGKGNKTRLVPLGEYAQTALEEYLAIRASLLGDSNRCQAVFLTEQGGFMTRHNFWHIIKKYARISGIRSDISPHTLRHAFATHLVNHGADLRSVQLLLGHSDLSTTQIYTHVATQRLQDLHAKHHPRG from the coding sequence ATGGCAAAAGCAACCACCGCCCGCCAAGAAATCGCCGTCATCTGCGATGATGATCCCGATTATCTCAGCCAATTTCGCGCATCGATGCTCTCGCGTGGCTTATCGACCGCCACGCGCAACGCCTACAGCCAAGATCTGCGCCAGTGTATTCGCACATCCGCGACGCCCTTGACCCAGTGGCACAGCACCGATGTCAGCTTGCACCTACAAAACCTATCCAAGCAAGGCAAATCCGAACGCTCGATCGCGCGAAGTTTGGCAAGCTTGCGGCAATTTTTCTTATGGCAAATCGACACAGGCGCGCGCGATGACAATCCTGCCGAACAGCTTAAATCACCAAAGCTTAGCAAAAATCTGCCCAAATCCTTAAGCGAACATGATGTCAATGCCCTGCTAAACGCCCCCGATACCACAACCATCTTAGGCGCGCGTGACAAGGCGATGCTTGAAGTGCTCTACGCCTGCGGACTGCGTGTCTCTGAGCTTGTGGGCTTATCACTGGATATGCTAAACCTAAACTCAGGCTGGATCGTGATCACAGGCAAAGGCAATAAGACACGCCTTGTGCCGCTCGGTGAATATGCTCAGACCGCACTCGAAGAATATTTGGCAATACGCGCAAGCTTACTGGGTGATAGCAATCGCTGTCAGGCGGTGTTTTTGACCGAGCAAGGCGGCTTTATGACGCGGCATAATTTTTGGCATATCATCAAAAAATACGCGCGCATCTCAGGGATTAGAAGCGATATTTCGCCGCACACTTTGCGCCATGCCTTTGCCACGCATCTGGTCAATCACGGCGCAGATCTTCGCAGTGTACAGCTTTTGCTTGGGCATAGCGATCTGTCCACGACGCAGATTTATACCCATGTCGCCACTCAGCGACTGCAAGATCTGCACGCCAAACATCATCCGCGTGGTTAG
- the tusA gene encoding sulfurtransferase TusA, with product MTDHTLDTKGLICPEPVMLLHKAVRTAQGGEHIEVLATDPATTRDIPNFCRHLGHTLVSQETLDDGSYRYVIAKKLG from the coding sequence ATGACCGACCACACTTTAGACACCAAAGGGCTGATTTGCCCTGAGCCTGTGATGCTACTGCACAAAGCCGTACGCACAGCCCAAGGCGGTGAGCATATCGAAGTGCTTGCCACCGACCCTGCGACCACACGCGATATTCCCAATTTTTGCCGCCATCTGGGACATACGCTTGTTAGCCAAGAGACGCTCGATGATGGCAGTTATCGCTATGTGATTGCCAAGAAATTGGGCTGA
- the ruvX gene encoding Holliday junction resolvase RuvX, with amino-acid sequence MTTPTLILALDFGVKKMGMALGNSITRDARPFDILAMDNGQPDWDNLLGIIQEWQINEVLVGLPLNMDGTESMLSKRAHKFARRLAHRLAERRQAVKVFIYDERLSSKEARQIALDNGWISSPTEPIDDISACLLIDGYYYAPELAIYVNNHKDSVKDV; translated from the coding sequence ATGACGACACCGACTTTGATCCTTGCCCTAGATTTTGGGGTGAAAAAAATGGGCATGGCACTGGGCAACAGCATCACCCGCGACGCGCGCCCCTTTGATATTTTGGCGATGGACAACGGTCAGCCCGACTGGGACAATCTGCTTGGCATCATCCAAGAATGGCAAATCAACGAAGTGCTAGTGGGCTTGCCGCTGAACATGGACGGCACAGAGTCGATGCTCTCAAAGCGTGCGCATAAGTTCGCACGCCGATTGGCGCACCGCCTTGCCGAACGCCGCCAAGCGGTAAAAGTCTTCATCTATGATGAACGCCTAAGCTCAAAAGAAGCACGACAAATCGCTCTGGATAATGGCTGGATCAGCTCGCCTACCGAGCCGATTGATGACATTTCGGCGTGTTTGCTCATCGATGGTTATTATTACGCGCCTGAGCTGGCGATTTATGTCAATAACCACAAAGACAGCGTCAAAGATGTGTGA
- a CDS encoding YqgE/AlgH family protein yields the protein MHTMPNDKLVHHFLVPTPQMRDERFIDKIIYICRHTTDGAWGFIINDPLSSSVGGLLSELDLPVSQAAMNTPALAGGPVRPEAGFVLHTGLPDYKSSFVISENVCLTTSKDILENLSQDAIRHYLLCMGFCNWGKGQLDDEVRAGDWFICPADLTILFGLPYEDRLAAALGKIGINPNKLVDTLGHA from the coding sequence ATGCACACGATGCCCAATGACAAGCTTGTTCATCATTTTCTCGTTCCGACACCGCAGATGCGCGATGAGCGATTCATCGATAAAATCATCTACATCTGTCGCCATACTACCGATGGTGCATGGGGATTTATCATCAATGACCCTTTATCCAGTAGTGTCGGCGGTCTATTGTCTGAGCTTGATTTGCCAGTCAGCCAAGCAGCGATGAACACGCCTGCGCTCGCCGGCGGCCCTGTGCGCCCCGAAGCTGGCTTTGTGCTGCACACAGGTTTGCCTGATTATAAATCATCCTTTGTCATCAGTGAAAATGTCTGCCTAACCACCAGTAAAGACATCTTAGAAAACCTATCCCAAGATGCCATCAGGCATTATCTGTTGTGTATGGGTTTTTGTAACTGGGGCAAGGGGCAGCTTGATGATGAAGTACGCGCAGGTGATTGGTTCATCTGCCCTGCAGATTTGACGATTTTATTTGGCTTGCCGTACGAAGATCGCTTGGCGGCCGCACTTGGCAAAATCGGCATCAATCCAAACAAACTGGTCGATACACTGGGGCATGCCTAA